In one Leptolyngbya sp. BL0902 genomic region, the following are encoded:
- a CDS encoding ATP-binding protein → MPPLEQWGELAASPVGPPLMSVVDCQPLDRPLLVQHLTRWATVLGKLPVYLVNPGYDQVQQVTEALPLGVKTIPAPWGESPIASMQALPWLVAHPFTVQGIVVIEGLDVEAHRYPLQNLFEHLRLSEHPCYLVFVGEQPTVPVGLHGMVQAFEMGYPNSSQVREVLGDLASQGQFDPAFLDPLDALVRAAQGLSWGELHSVVPREAALSTSGTDLAQRLLAYKVAKLRGRGLEFIGEPDVPEAAGLDLLNARLEHITALLDPAAAQHNLQFPNGMVLWGLPGTGKSLSAKLAAKTLGVPLLSADWNGLRGATPTDSLANLRFLLDTAEAMAPCVLYFDDFDKGFAGWDTDITAKQCAQKLLTWMQEHTAPVLTLATVNRLGMLPVELQRRLPEVFFFDLPHDGARYDLFYLHLAKYFPAFRHSPSEPSPFTDEQWRDLLTAYRLCIPDEIGNAVRRVAEACFYQQHQDGLSGHPLELRFDHLLAQREAFTPALVREEGAMLEIRNQATYAKPVSSPDTSRFARPKQTLFGD, encoded by the coding sequence ATGCCACCGTTGGAGCAGTGGGGCGAATTAGCGGCTTCTCCCGTTGGCCCACCGTTGATGTCGGTGGTCGATTGCCAACCCCTGGATCGACCGCTCCTAGTGCAACACCTAACCCGCTGGGCAACGGTGTTAGGCAAACTCCCGGTCTACCTCGTCAATCCCGGCTATGACCAGGTTCAGCAGGTGACGGAAGCCCTGCCGTTGGGTGTAAAAACGATACCTGCCCCATGGGGTGAATCGCCTATCGCCTCGATGCAGGCGTTACCCTGGCTGGTGGCTCACCCGTTTACTGTCCAGGGCATTGTGGTAATCGAGGGTCTGGATGTGGAAGCGCATCGATATCCTCTCCAGAATTTGTTTGAGCATCTACGGCTCTCCGAACACCCCTGTTATCTGGTGTTTGTTGGCGAACAGCCGACGGTTCCTGTGGGCCTGCACGGCATGGTTCAGGCCTTTGAGATGGGCTACCCCAACTCCAGTCAGGTGAGGGAGGTGCTGGGTGATTTGGCCAGCCAGGGACAATTCGATCCTGCGTTTCTCGACCCCCTAGACGCCCTGGTGAGGGCCGCTCAAGGTCTGAGTTGGGGCGAACTCCATAGCGTGGTGCCCCGTGAAGCGGCGTTGAGTACATCGGGTACTGACCTGGCCCAACGCCTCTTGGCCTACAAGGTGGCGAAACTGCGAGGTCGAGGGCTAGAGTTCATCGGTGAACCCGATGTTCCTGAAGCCGCAGGGCTAGATTTGCTCAATGCTCGCCTCGAGCACATCACGGCCTTACTTGACCCAGCCGCCGCTCAGCATAACCTCCAATTCCCTAACGGCATGGTGCTGTGGGGTCTACCGGGCACGGGAAAATCCCTCAGCGCCAAGCTGGCGGCCAAGACACTGGGGGTGCCCCTATTGAGTGCCGATTGGAACGGGCTGCGGGGCGCGACCCCCACCGACAGTCTGGCCAACCTACGCTTTTTGCTCGATACCGCCGAGGCGATGGCCCCCTGTGTGCTGTACTTTGATGACTTTGACAAAGGGTTTGCAGGCTGGGACACCGACATCACCGCCAAGCAATGCGCTCAGAAGCTGCTGACCTGGATGCAGGAACACACCGCTCCGGTGCTAACCTTGGCCACCGTGAACCGTCTGGGGATGCTGCCTGTGGAACTCCAGCGTCGATTGCCAGAGGTCTTTTTCTTCGACTTGCCCCACGACGGGGCACGCTACGACCTCTTCTACCTGCATCTGGCCAAATACTTTCCTGCGTTTCGTCACAGCCCCTCGGAGCCGTCCCCCTTTACCGATGAGCAATGGCGAGACCTGCTGACGGCCTATCGGTTGTGCATTCCTGACGAAATCGGTAATGCGGTGAGGCGAGTGGCGGAAGCGTGCTTCTATCAACAGCACCAAGACGGACTCAGTGGCCATCCGCTGGAGCTACGGTTTGACCACCTCCTCGCCCAACGGGAAGCCTTCACCCCGGCCCTGGTGCGAGAGGAAGGGGCGATGCTGGAGATTCGCAACCAGGCGACCTACGCCAAGCCCGTCAGCAGCCCGGACACCTCTCGGTTTGCCCGACCTAAGCAGACCTTGTTTGGGGATTAG
- a CDS encoding high mobility group family protein, with product MKTTAQLKETQTVPDLPPFPSIHIIDSFSGGKGKSTFSRFLAHHLEYNEFNGVLFDADLKTTDGSVKGNISPIYPETIDFDIRTELGYGFSKANKQIMDCLRSGLNVFLNLPGSSFEFSSAWLRDSNLLDVRLKLSGTDDIYEAVEPEPFQDLTAGALAGEPSSLLNLVSNQPTLEDLMEGKQPRIHRWHLSGCTETDGQEFMAAVRYYDQLCPGRIHHILVRNEALLPSSLRIDWEPLYAVEGLSDLVCRNDIYTVDFPRLAQPEVDILNREKLTYAAAMARQDLTTTSRGRLYRFLRDTTIRIAESGLMDNLVELTTMKPAEAYHPSNFKIGTRPFKAQPKAQPEPKPESESNPESESKSESESKPEPKSESDAKPKVKSESKRKSRAKAKPKTEPKSKAKPEAKPDVSVGSDGLNASLPVDEAEDRRGMYQAENGDWMDNLSDPEDDSLTYDELGLGGDYEIVDADDPERLMAESSDVGLVQVSHSNGHRG from the coding sequence ATGAAAACCACTGCCCAGCTTAAAGAAACTCAAACGGTGCCTGACCTGCCTCCCTTTCCTTCGATTCATATCATTGATTCATTCTCAGGCGGAAAGGGCAAATCTACGTTCAGCCGATTCTTGGCCCATCACCTTGAGTACAACGAGTTCAATGGTGTCTTGTTTGATGCAGACCTCAAGACCACCGATGGGTCGGTGAAGGGCAATATCAGTCCCATCTACCCTGAGACGATTGATTTCGATATTCGCACCGAACTAGGCTACGGATTTTCTAAGGCCAATAAGCAGATCATGGACTGTTTAAGGTCTGGGTTAAATGTCTTTCTCAACTTGCCGGGGTCAAGTTTTGAGTTTTCGTCGGCCTGGTTGCGGGATAGTAACTTATTGGATGTTCGTCTCAAGCTGTCTGGAACGGATGATATCTATGAGGCGGTTGAGCCAGAGCCGTTCCAAGATTTGACGGCGGGTGCCTTGGCGGGGGAGCCTTCCTCTTTACTCAATCTAGTCTCCAACCAGCCGACTTTGGAGGATTTGATGGAGGGCAAGCAGCCTCGCATTCACCGCTGGCATTTGAGTGGCTGCACCGAGACCGATGGTCAGGAGTTTATGGCCGCGGTTCGCTACTACGACCAGTTGTGTCCTGGCCGCATCCATCACATCCTGGTGCGCAATGAGGCGCTGCTGCCCAGTTCGTTGCGCATCGACTGGGAGCCTCTGTATGCGGTGGAGGGACTATCGGATTTGGTTTGCCGGAATGATATTTATACCGTTGACTTTCCTCGACTGGCCCAACCTGAAGTCGATATCCTCAATCGAGAAAAGCTGACCTACGCCGCCGCCATGGCCCGCCAAGACCTAACGACGACCAGTCGAGGCCGCCTCTATCGGTTCTTGAGGGACACCACGATTCGGATAGCCGAGTCTGGTTTGATGGACAACTTGGTCGAACTGACCACGATGAAGCCAGCCGAAGCCTACCACCCATCCAACTTCAAGATAGGCACTCGTCCGTTCAAAGCTCAGCCCAAAGCTCAGCCTGAGCCTAAACCTGAGTCCGAGTCTAACCCTGAGTCCGAGTCTAAGTCTGAGTCCGAGTCTAAACCTGAGCCTAAATCTGAATCCGACGCTAAGCCCAAAGTTAAGTCTGAGTCTAAGCGTAAATCTAGGGCCAAGGCTAAACCCAAAACTGAACCTAAGTCCAAGGCTAAGCCTGAGGCTAAGCCTGATGTTTCTGTCGGATCTGACGGTCTGAATGCGAGTCTACCCGTCGATGAGGCTGAGGACAGGCGTGGTATGTATCAAGCTGAAAATGGCGATTGGATGGATAACCTGTCAGACCCGGAGGACGATTCGCTGACCTACGATGAACTGGGCCTAGGGGGCGACTATGAAATCGTCGATGCCGATGATCCTGAGAGGCTGATGGCTGAGTCCTCTGATGTCGGTTTAGTTCAGGTCTCCCACTCGAACGGGCATCGGGGTTAG
- a CDS encoding DNA polymerase, protein MSDFYSYDTTLAYQANRKTQPNSPRLNLDWRYITTTHQLETEVAHRLTRKVLGIDTETTGLDPHQDQVRLVQIATAGMPTLVIDLWTVGETHALKTLLASPALKVGHTLKFDWQMLATSGLPLHGPFFDAYLAHKVLNAGLKVKSSLAAIVQELLGVDLDKSEQVSNFSQPDLSQRQLQYAAWDAAYSLALRQPLAQRLRQASTQYTARFRHIANLESACIPATALMELNGMALDPDRFAQAVTTFQHQKQAALTQFHHALGFETRTQISLLPSEPKVFGLNPGSSQQVLKTLAEQGLTLKATDQRTIIRVVDRHPALPHLLEWRHLAKVLDTLDGLPRHKHPITQRLHPQVQQVAARSGRLSCRNPALQTVPHDPAIRRCFVARPGHRLVKADYSQIELRIAAKITQDPLLLKAYRTGQDVHRMTAALLLDIPPKQVTPDQRRLGKAINFGLIYGMSAARLQLEAQLQYGLILSHRDALALHKRYFQRFTGVAQWHRQGKRQLYRQDGLRHAKTLLGRVRQWSDKPDFTEWINAPVQGTCADMVKRALVALVPHLNAEVRLLMVVHDEIVLEVREDLAPTLAQTLVQVMTAAAQPLIAPIPIEVDVQIGHSWAGE, encoded by the coding sequence ATGAGCGATTTTTATAGCTACGACACTACGCTGGCCTATCAGGCAAACCGTAAAACTCAGCCGAACTCACCCAGATTGAATCTCGACTGGCGCTACATCACCACCACTCACCAACTCGAAACCGAAGTCGCCCACCGCCTGACTCGCAAAGTCCTCGGCATTGATACCGAAACCACAGGTCTTGACCCGCATCAAGACCAGGTGCGCCTGGTGCAAATCGCCACGGCGGGGATGCCGACTCTGGTCATTGACCTTTGGACCGTTGGCGAGACACACGCCCTCAAGACCCTCCTCGCCAGTCCTGCCCTGAAGGTGGGCCATACCCTCAAATTTGATTGGCAGATGCTCGCCACCAGCGGCCTTCCTTTGCACGGCCCCTTCTTTGATGCTTACTTGGCCCACAAGGTGCTGAATGCGGGACTCAAGGTCAAGTCGAGCCTCGCCGCCATTGTCCAAGAACTGCTGGGCGTTGACCTCGACAAGTCTGAACAAGTCAGTAACTTTTCGCAGCCGGATCTAAGCCAAAGGCAACTCCAGTACGCCGCCTGGGACGCCGCCTATAGTCTGGCCCTGCGCCAACCCCTGGCCCAACGCCTCCGACAAGCCTCCACTCAGTACACCGCCCGGTTTCGGCATATCGCCAACCTGGAGTCGGCCTGCATCCCGGCCACCGCCTTGATGGAACTCAACGGCATGGCCCTTGACCCTGACCGCTTCGCGCAAGCCGTAACGACGTTTCAACACCAGAAGCAAGCGGCCCTCACCCAATTTCACCACGCCCTGGGCTTTGAAACCCGCACCCAAATCAGCCTACTGCCTAGCGAACCCAAGGTCTTCGGCCTCAATCCAGGCTCTAGCCAGCAGGTGCTCAAGACCTTGGCCGAACAGGGACTCACATTAAAAGCCACCGACCAGCGCACCATCATTCGGGTTGTGGATCGTCATCCGGCCCTGCCCCACCTGCTGGAATGGCGACACCTCGCTAAGGTGCTCGATACCCTAGACGGATTACCCAGGCACAAGCACCCCATTACCCAACGGCTGCACCCCCAGGTTCAACAGGTCGCCGCCCGCAGCGGACGCTTGAGCTGTCGCAACCCGGCCCTGCAAACCGTGCCCCACGACCCCGCCATCCGGCGATGCTTTGTCGCTCGACCCGGACACCGATTGGTCAAGGCCGACTATTCTCAAATCGAGTTGAGGATTGCCGCCAAGATCACCCAAGACCCGCTGCTGCTGAAGGCGTACCGCACAGGTCAGGACGTTCACCGCATGACGGCGGCGCTGTTGCTCGACATTCCCCCCAAGCAGGTCACGCCTGACCAACGGCGACTCGGTAAGGCCATCAACTTTGGCTTAATCTACGGCATGAGTGCAGCTCGACTCCAGCTTGAAGCCCAACTGCAATACGGCCTCATCCTCAGCCACCGGGATGCCCTAGCTCTGCACAAACGCTACTTCCAGCGCTTTACCGGGGTGGCCCAGTGGCACCGCCAGGGCAAGCGCCAGCTTTATCGCCAGGATGGCCTGCGCCATGCCAAAACCTTGCTAGGCCGAGTGCGGCAGTGGAGCGATAAGCCAGACTTTACCGAGTGGATCAATGCCCCGGTTCAAGGCACCTGCGCCGACATGGTTAAGCGGGCCTTGGTCGCCCTGGTGCCCCACCTCAATGCCGAGGTACGCCTCTTGATGGTCGTCCATGATGAGATTGTCCTAGAAGTCCGAGAAGACCTCGCCCCCACCCTCGCCCAGACCTTGGTTCAGGTGATGACCGCCGCCGCCCAACCCCTGATTGCCCCCATCCCCATCGAGGTGGATGTTCAAATCGGGCACAGTTGGGCCGGGGAGTGA
- a CDS encoding ankyrin repeat domain-containing protein, producing MNPDPFYTLDTVHEAIRRGDAEYVQQAIDAGFDPNAQDSKQRTPLIFAAQFQHPAIVKLLLMYGADPLHKALDGYDASDTAAFFGEWRMSAYTAESAEIQAILRAHVESPNHHLFARLLAWLKHIFLM from the coding sequence ATGAATCCCGACCCGTTCTATACCCTCGACACAGTACATGAGGCCATCCGCCGTGGTGATGCTGAGTATGTTCAGCAGGCTATCGACGCTGGCTTTGATCCCAACGCCCAAGATTCAAAACAACGCACTCCCTTGATCTTCGCAGCACAGTTTCAGCATCCTGCAATTGTAAAACTGCTACTCATGTATGGCGCAGATCCTTTGCACAAAGCATTGGATGGGTACGACGCCTCTGATACCGCCGCATTTTTCGGTGAATGGAGAATGAGCGCATACACCGCCGAATCCGCAGAGATACAGGCAATCTTGAGGGCGCACGTTGAATCACCAAATCACCACCTATTTGCGCGGCTATTGGCGTGGCTGAAGCATATATTTCTGATGTAA
- a CDS encoding CAAD domain-containing protein — protein sequence MTMTQKQRPIRLTEAVNPNPQPDHGTTESGVDALAPSNPSTDWSHTVERLTALPNQANEWVMQYRSQITVVAALVAAVIVLKLALALLEAINGIPLMQPMLELIGLGYVGGFVVQHLLTAERRQELNQTLQTWKTQVLGH from the coding sequence ATGACCATGACTCAGAAACAACGGCCCATTCGCCTCACGGAGGCCGTGAACCCGAATCCTCAACCCGACCACGGCACCACTGAATCTGGGGTCGATGCGCTTGCCCCGTCCAACCCGTCTACCGACTGGAGCCACACCGTTGAACGGCTGACAGCCCTGCCCAATCAGGCTAACGAATGGGTCATGCAGTATCGCTCGCAGATCACGGTCGTCGCGGCCCTGGTTGCAGCGGTGATTGTACTTAAACTGGCTCTGGCCCTGCTCGAAGCCATCAACGGCATTCCCTTGATGCAGCCGATGTTGGAACTGATTGGCCTGGGCTATGTCGGTGGGTTTGTCGTTCAACACCTACTGACCGCTGAGCGTCGTCAGGAACTCAACCAAACGCTCCAAACCTGGAAAACGCAGGTCTTGGGGCATTAG
- a CDS encoding DUF6753 family protein — MVQTQRPTTEASTLQGLMQLIAQGRDGELVEQEPPDPPGDERYHYVPAPRVPPALAEQARQRLKQEKAAAIWTLFQEGSPVCQGYNPAELVWVLRRLQERYERQQLESVGDHLTRFDLALQDQTPEFKQTVYQVATQCGVGPDDPLFSILYSTGRLEALLRHRPAELEQAFRAVLKEECDQAVAVINASADSAVQRQRAKITSILNRLLLVSSLNSFRAALSAANLTIAAISVLVVGGAFFGLGRTVGYSQRPPLVTGNVRLDQDQAEALRWVMSEEGQQAQELWSWNRNLVLNGRCQRQLSEQGVALAIEGEVAESGACALWVVPPEQRTFRGD, encoded by the coding sequence ATGGTTCAGACGCAACGACCGACCACGGAAGCCTCCACGCTCCAGGGCTTGATGCAACTCATCGCCCAAGGACGAGACGGTGAACTGGTGGAGCAAGAGCCACCCGACCCACCAGGGGATGAGCGTTATCACTATGTCCCTGCCCCTCGGGTGCCGCCTGCCTTAGCCGAGCAAGCCCGACAACGGCTCAAGCAAGAGAAAGCCGCTGCCATTTGGACCCTGTTTCAAGAAGGCTCCCCGGTGTGTCAGGGCTATAATCCGGCAGAACTCGTTTGGGTGCTGCGTCGGTTGCAGGAACGCTATGAACGACAGCAGCTAGAGTCGGTGGGCGACCACCTGACCCGGTTTGACCTAGCCCTTCAAGATCAAACCCCTGAATTCAAGCAGACGGTGTATCAGGTGGCGACGCAATGCGGCGTTGGGCCTGATGATCCGCTGTTTTCGATTCTCTACAGCACGGGCCGATTGGAGGCCTTGTTGCGCCATCGTCCGGCTGAACTTGAACAAGCCTTTCGAGCGGTGCTCAAAGAAGAATGTGACCAAGCCGTCGCGGTCATCAACGCTTCAGCCGATAGTGCCGTGCAGCGTCAGCGAGCGAAGATCACGTCCATCTTGAATCGACTCTTGTTGGTGAGTTCGCTGAACTCGTTTCGAGCCGCGTTAAGTGCTGCCAACCTGACGATTGCAGCCATCAGCGTCCTCGTCGTGGGAGGTGCCTTCTTTGGGCTGGGGCGAACGGTGGGGTACAGCCAACGACCTCCCCTGGTGACGGGCAACGTGCGCCTCGACCAAGACCAGGCTGAGGCGCTGCGGTGGGTGATGAGTGAGGAAGGCCAGCAGGCTCAGGAGTTGTGGTCGTGGAACCGCAACCTGGTGCTCAATGGCCGCTGTCAGCGCCAACTCTCTGAACAGGGCGTGGCCCTAGCCATTGAAGGGGAGGTGGCTGAATCGGGAGCCTGTGCGCTCTGGGTGGTGCCGCCTGAGCAGCGTACCTTCAGAGGCGACTAG
- a CDS encoding YaiI/YqxD family protein, with translation MQIWVDADACPNVIKDILFRAAKRVEIKTTLVANQEIQIPGSPYIEFVQVSAGLDIADNYIVQHLETGDLVITADIPLAAEAIEKGAYALNPRGEFYDKGNIRERLSMRNFLNDLRSAGVDTGGPPPFNQRVTGAFANQLDRFLTKHTC, from the coding sequence ATGCAGATTTGGGTAGATGCGGACGCTTGTCCCAATGTGATTAAGGACATCCTCTTTCGAGCCGCTAAGCGGGTCGAGATCAAGACGACGTTAGTGGCCAATCAGGAGATTCAAATTCCGGGTTCTCCCTATATCGAATTTGTGCAGGTTAGCGCTGGCTTAGATATTGCCGATAACTATATCGTGCAGCACCTAGAAACGGGGGATCTCGTCATTACTGCTGATATTCCCCTGGCTGCAGAAGCCATTGAAAAAGGAGCCTATGCCCTCAATCCGCGTGGAGAATTCTACGATAAGGGCAATATCCGAGAACGCTTGTCGATGCGTAATTTCCTGAATGACCTGCGGAGTGCGGGGGTAGACACGGGGGGGCCACCGCCCTTTAATCAGCGCGTGACCGGGGCTTTTGCCAACCAGCTCGACCGCTTTTTAACCAAGCATACATGCTAG
- a CDS encoding heme-binding protein, producing the protein MGDAMRLSRGLLLLGVAAIGVGVLLFGAYSAASAPLPEGFPDPSPEGQIEVKYYPAYRAATVQMTGNLEYAPSRGFSPLFQHISRNDISMTAPVETRYPVATLERDAAQEGEAAVSFLYRSLNIVPQDVAPGIQIEDIPAMTVVSIGTRGRYSLETYQASLERIQQWLAAHPEYEVVGQPRRFFYDGPFLPDALKRSDVQIPVQPVEQAPIGE; encoded by the coding sequence ATGGGGGACGCCATGAGGTTAAGTCGGGGATTACTGTTGCTAGGCGTTGCGGCCATTGGGGTTGGGGTGCTGCTGTTTGGGGCTTACAGTGCCGCCTCAGCGCCTCTGCCAGAGGGCTTTCCAGACCCTAGCCCAGAGGGGCAAATCGAGGTGAAGTATTATCCAGCCTACCGGGCCGCCACCGTCCAGATGACGGGCAATCTGGAGTATGCCCCCTCCCGTGGCTTTTCTCCCTTGTTTCAGCACATCAGTCGCAACGACATTTCCATGACGGCTCCCGTCGAAACCCGATACCCCGTGGCGACCCTAGAACGGGACGCCGCCCAGGAGGGCGAGGCGGCGGTATCCTTCCTCTATCGCAGCCTCAATATTGTGCCCCAAGACGTTGCGCCAGGGATTCAGATTGAAGACATTCCTGCCATGACGGTGGTGAGCATTGGCACCCGAGGCCGCTACAGCCTTGAAACGTACCAGGCCAGCCTCGAACGGATCCAGCAATGGTTAGCCGCCCATCCAGAGTATGAAGTCGTGGGTCAACCCCGACGTTTCTTCTATGATGGCCCCTTCCTGCCCGATGCCCTGAAGCGAAGTGATGTGCAGATTCCAGTTCAGCCTGTTGAACAGGCACCCATCGGTGAATAG